The Clostridium sporogenes genome contains a region encoding:
- a CDS encoding ABC transporter permease, which produces MKKRYLILTLIILSICSIFIGVKDISFVDIFKSDDVKLKVLLISRIPRLISIIIVGATMSIAGLIMQQISRNKFVSPDTASTVDSAKLGILVALMIFPSATLTEKMIVSFIFSLLGTFLFMKILKKIKAKNSIFIPLVGIMLGNIIDSITTFFAYKYNLIQSIASWLQGDFSLIIKGNYELIYLSLPLVVISFIYANKFTVAGMGEDFSKNLGVNYNRIINMGLVIVALISSLVVITVGKIPFLGLIVPNIVTLYKGDNLKNSIWITALLGAVFLLGCDILGRLIIYPYEISIGLVVGVIGSIVFLYLLFRRNGNEV; this is translated from the coding sequence ATGAAAAAGAGATATTTAATTTTGACATTAATTATTTTATCTATTTGTTCAATATTTATTGGAGTAAAAGATATTAGTTTTGTAGATATATTTAAATCAGATGATGTTAAGCTTAAGGTATTATTAATTAGTAGAATCCCGAGACTTATAAGTATTATTATAGTAGGGGCTACTATGAGTATAGCAGGACTTATTATGCAGCAGATAAGTCGGAATAAATTTGTATCCCCAGATACAGCTTCAACTGTAGATAGTGCAAAGCTTGGTATTTTGGTTGCTTTAATGATATTTCCTTCAGCAACTCTTACTGAAAAAATGATAGTTTCCTTTATATTTTCTTTATTGGGCACATTCTTATTTATGAAAATTTTAAAGAAAATAAAAGCTAAAAATTCTATATTTATACCCCTTGTTGGTATAATGCTTGGAAATATTATAGATTCCATAACCACGTTTTTCGCATATAAATACAATCTTATTCAAAGTATCGCATCTTGGCTTCAAGGTGATTTTTCTTTAATTATTAAAGGTAATTATGAACTTATATATCTAAGTTTACCTCTTGTAGTTATATCTTTTATTTATGCTAATAAATTTACAGTAGCAGGTATGGGAGAGGATTTTTCTAAGAATTTAGGAGTTAATTATAATAGAATCATAAATATGGGGCTTGTAATAGTAGCATTAATATCTTCACTAGTAGTTATTACTGTAGGGAAAATACCATTTTTAGGTCTTATAGTACCCAATATAGTTACTCTTTATAAAGGAGATAATTTAAAAAATAGTATTTGGATAACAGCATTACTTGGAGCAGTATTTCTTTTAGGATGTGATATATTAGGTAGGTTAATTATTTATCCTTATGAAATATCTATAGGACTTGTAGTTGGAGTTATAGGAAGCATAGTATTCCTTTATCTCTTGTTTAGGAGGAATGGCAATGAAGTATAG
- a CDS encoding iron chelate uptake ABC transporter family permease subunit → MKYRRRVVLLGVFSIALMILFIFTGISKGNYDYVLPRRFLKVLAISLTAGSIAFSSMIFQTITNNRILTPSVLGLDFLYMFIQTFVVFIFGSNNIAVVNNNFNFLISISLMVVFSMILYKFLFKREDKNIFFLLLTGLILGTLFQSLAAFMQTIIDPNEFLVVQDKMFASFNKLNTDVLLISIIGILLIIAYVYDYVKILDVMLLGREQAINLGVSYDKVVKKMLIVVSVLVSISTALVGPITFLGLLSVNLTYEFIDTYKHKYLIVGSVFISTIALVGGQLLVERFLNFGTTLSVIINFIGGIYFMYLLLKESKL, encoded by the coding sequence ATGAAGTATAGAAGACGAGTAGTTTTATTAGGAGTTTTTTCTATAGCGCTTATGATACTATTCATATTTACAGGGATAAGTAAAGGGAATTATGATTATGTACTGCCAAGAAGGTTTCTAAAGGTATTAGCTATATCTTTAACTGCAGGTTCCATAGCTTTTTCTTCAATGATATTTCAAACTATAACTAATAACAGAATATTAACCCCTAGTGTATTAGGTTTAGATTTTTTATATATGTTTATACAAACTTTTGTAGTATTTATATTTGGATCTAACAATATTGCTGTTGTGAATAACAATTTTAATTTTCTTATATCCATCAGCCTTATGGTGGTGTTTTCAATGATTTTGTACAAGTTTTTATTTAAAAGAGAAGATAAAAATATTTTCTTTTTACTTTTAACAGGATTGATACTTGGAACACTATTTCAAAGTTTAGCAGCTTTTATGCAGACAATAATAGATCCTAATGAATTTTTAGTAGTACAAGATAAGATGTTCGCTAGCTTCAATAAGTTAAATACTGATGTTCTTCTCATATCTATTATAGGCATTTTACTTATTATAGCCTATGTATATGATTATGTGAAAATTTTAGATGTAATGTTGTTAGGAAGAGAACAAGCAATAAATTTAGGTGTTTCCTATGATAAAGTTGTAAAAAAAATGCTTATAGTAGTTTCAGTATTAGTATCTATATCTACAGCATTGGTGGGACCTATAACTTTTTTAGGGTTGCTTTCTGTAAATCTTACCTATGAGTTTATAGACACATATAAACATAAGTATTTAATTGTAGGTTCTGTATTTATAAGTACTATAGCTTTAGTTGGAGGACAACTTCTTGTTGAAAGATTTTTAAACTTTGGTACAACCTTAAGTGTAATTATAAACTTTATTGGAGGAATCTATTTTATGTATCTACTGTTAAAGGAGAGCAAGCTATGA
- a CDS encoding ABC transporter ATP-binding protein, with the protein MIEIKNVTKRYGHRKVIDNVSLNIEKGRITSFIGPNGAGKSTLLSIISRLITKDEGQVFIDGIEASKWDNKSLAKKISILKQSNHTNIRLTIKELVSFGRFPYCSGNLSSEDLRYVNDAINYLELKDIENKYLDELSGGQRQRAYIAMIVAQNTEYILLDEPLNNLDMKHSVQIMKILKRLVQDLNKTVILVIHDINFASCYSDYIVALKNGIIASEGNTHQIIDKNILSNIYEMDFNIKDIENQKICIYF; encoded by the coding sequence ATGATAGAAATAAAAAATGTAACAAAGAGGTATGGACATAGGAAAGTTATAGATAATGTATCTTTAAATATAGAAAAAGGAAGGATAACTTCTTTTATTGGTCCTAATGGAGCAGGAAAGAGTACTTTACTTTCTATAATAAGTCGCCTTATCACTAAGGATGAAGGACAAGTATTTATAGATGGAATAGAGGCTTCTAAATGGGATAATAAAAGTTTGGCAAAGAAAATTTCTATATTAAAGCAATCTAATCATACAAATATAAGGTTAACAATTAAGGAATTAGTAAGTTTTGGAAGGTTTCCTTATTGTAGTGGCAATCTTTCATCAGAGGACTTAAGATATGTTAATGATGCCATAAATTATTTAGAACTTAAGGATATAGAAAATAAATATTTGGATGAGTTAAGTGGAGGTCAGAGACAGAGAGCTTATATAGCTATGATAGTTGCTCAAAATACAGAATATATACTTTTAGATGAACCATTAAATAATTTAGATATGAAACATTCAGTACAGATTATGAAAATTTTAAAGAGATTGGTTCAGGATCTAAACAAAACAGTTATTTTAGTCATACATGATATTAACTTTGCCTCTTGCTATTCAGATTATATAGTTGCTCTAAAAAATGGCATTATAGCAAGTGAAGGTAATACTCATCAAATTATAGATAAAAATATTTTAAGTAACATATATGAAATGGATTTTAATATAAAAGACATAGAAAACCAGAAAATTTGCATATATTTCTAA